From the genome of Hypanus sabinus isolate sHypSab1 chromosome 29, sHypSab1.hap1, whole genome shotgun sequence:
AAATTTGAAAAGCCCGCCAAGGAAAAATATTGTCCAAAAAAATGCAATCGGCAACTTCTGTATGAGCATAGACTGcccacatagaacatagaaaacctacagcacagtacaggcccttcggcccacaaagctgtgccaaacatttccttaccttagaactacctaggattacccatagccctctattttcctaaactccatgtacctatccaggagtcttttcaAAGACACAATCGATTCCACCTCCAACACCGTCGTCAGCTGCCCATTCCATACAGTCACCACTCcctgcttaaaaaaaaacacttaccccagatatctcctctgtacctacttccaagcaccttaaaaccgtgctatcttgtgttagccatttcagccctggggtgtTCCCTGATCTTGCTGTCCCAATGCATCTAGCAGGGTGAACTTTAACCATCAAATAATTGTTTCCAAATAATTCAGATCAGGCTTTATATGAAATACTTTATAACATGGCTTTATTTAGCTAAGGGCAGCTAATGGAACATAATCACTTCACAAAGGGAGAGGCAGAAGCTGAAAGGGGAAAAtggacagagggggagcagttaCTATAAGTTTGAGTCTACAGAGCAAAATGGACAGTTGTTATTTTGGATTGAGGGTCCCCTGACCAGCTGTGTTTCTCTAGTGCTTTTGTGAGTtgcttcaaatttccagcatctggggtCTCTTGGCCAGTCATTTACTGTCTGCACGGAATGTGAATTAATTCTGTCATAACTATGTCTGGTCCCTCTTTGTGAAAACATCATGGAAGGGTCACTTCACAAACTGTGGTGGAAGCAGTATTGTGAGTTAATTTATTCTCATGCAGATTCAGGGCACTTCGGAAGCAGTACAGTGGAGTAATTGAGAGGCATTACTTCGTAACTTGAACTGGAACAAAAGCAAGCACACAGAAAATCCTACTCAACCATCCATTGTCAATGGAAGGTTCAGTGAAACAAGGGTTTGAAGATGATGACAAACTAATGGGGAATGAGAAGGGGAAGTTCCATGTTAGTGCGGTGTACAGGCACACTAAAATTTCAGCAGGCAGGGGGACAGCTAATTGTCATCAACATATCCTGATAAATATTATCTCCTAAAACAGAAAATTGAAGCAGTTGCGAAAAATATCGTTGAAATATTAGGACAAATCTTTCTTGAAAACTTGAAAACGAAGGGGAAAGACACTAAAATAacaaggtgggggtaggggaaggaggactagttagaaggtgataagATGGCATTTCAGTTTGTTTAGTCAGCATCCTGTAGAAATCCACTTGAAGCTGATGTACTTGGTCTCCAACTTTGTCCCTTCAAACGCAATGTGTCTGGCAAGTTCCCCGAGGAGCAGCATCAGGCATGTGGCAGTCTGGTTCTCCCAGGATATAACAATGAACCACTTCTTGTAATGGTCCAGTTTGGAAGCCTTACAACTGCTGTGCTCAAAAATCTCTTTCACAAATTAGTTCATGATGCTGATAACCCAGAGGACATGGCAGACTCTCCAAAGCCCAAACATCTTTCCTAAAATGGtgggaccagaactgtatgcagtactccagatacagttttataaagatgcaacataacttcctgatatTTGAACTCATTGCCTCAGCTAATGAGGGCAAGCATGccctatgccttcttaaccgccCTATCAACCTGttcagccactttcagggaactgtgaaCTTCAACTCCCAAGGTCCATCTATTTATGAATACCATTAAGGGTTTTGCTCTTAACAGTGCGCTGTCTGTTTACATTTGATCTACCAAGGTGAAACACCTCACATTttgctgggttaaactccatctgctatttctctacCCTATCTGCAAATAATCTGTATCTCATTGTATTCCCtgccagtcttctatgctatccacaacaccaccaatcttcacatcatctgcaaactcactaccccaaccatctacattttcagagcaacacacacacatacacataactGGAGGAAGTCaaaacatcaggcagcatctatgcaggggaaggaacagtcagcattttgggttgagaaacttcttcaagactggaaaggaagggtgaagacaccagaataaaaaggtgtggggtggagaggaaggaggtactagctagaaggtgaagccagatgggtgggtgcagaaggaatctgataggagaggagagtggaccatgtgaGAAAGAAGGAAGGGCAGCTGCATGAGTTGATGTAGGTGGAGAGAAGAGAatagaggccagagtagggaatagagagagaggaaagggagaaagaaaacttttttttttactggaaattgatgttcatgccgaaactatagaaagggtacagaggagatgtacaaggatgttgcttggattggggagcatgccttatcagaataggttaagtgaactcggcctttcttccttggagcaactgaggatgagaggtgacctgatagaggtatgtaCGATGgtgagagtcattgatcatgtggatagtcagaggatttttcccagggctaaaatggctaacaaaattttaaggtgcttggaagtaggtactgaggagatgtcagaggtaaggtttttttctttacgcagacagtggtgagtgtgtggaatgggctgccctccacagtggtgaaggcagatgctatagggtctgttaagagactcctggagctcagaaaaatagtgggcaatgggtaatttctaaggtaaggccaTGTTTGGCACCgcttagtgggccgaagggcctatattgtgctgtaggttttctatgtttctaccttggttggcaatcagtggtaaGTGGTGTGCcaaggggttggtgctgggttcACAACTGTTCATGATGTACATCAACgacctggaagaggggactgagtgcagTGTATCTAAGATTGCTGAttacactaaattgagtggaaaagcaaattgtgcagaagatatggagagtctgcagagagatatagacagGTTAAGTAAGTGGGCAAATGGAGtgtaatgttggtaaatgtgaggtcatccactttggaagaaaaaatggaagagcagatttacCATTATTTAAATGATAGCAGCATGCTGCTGTTAAAGAACTTGCGACTCCAAGTCGCCGTGTGTAACGGACTCTTCTCAGCTAGAAAGTAAATCCAGAAGGACTGGGGATTGGGAAACATTGCTATACCTGCTGGCGATGCCCACACACAGGAAAAGATTAAAACCATTCCCGGCAATGTCTGGAACAGAGTAAGAATATTCAGCCCACACGGGACAACACCGGTTGTTCAAACCATCCCCTTCGTCGGCTCACAACCATGTATGTTCAGACTTCCGAGTGTGGATCGTAATATGATCGTTTTCACATTCCTATTGTAAATAACACTGTCAGATCTAACATCTGCAGCAAGAACAGAAGCAAAGATTCTCAGCGGCAGTTCCTTCTGCCGCAGCTTCCACCAGCGGTACCAGTCTCTGGGCGGGTTGTGATTGCCTACAACCAGGTACAAAGATTGGTCATTTAATACTTACATTCCAATAGTTAGAATGACGTAATAAATTCCATCCTTCCAAACTAACCAATGACAAACTTGTTATCCTGAATCCTTCATTAGCATAGGGTGGAGCCACATTGCCGATTTAATCCGCACTCCGAGTGAGTTCCGCATTTTCTGGGTCGGTAACTGACTGAAGAAATGCCTGAAACCAAAGCTCCGAAGAAAGGCGCCAAGAAAGCCGTGTCCAAGGCCAAGGGCACCAAGAGGCGCAGGAGGTCGAGGAGGGAGAGTTACTCCATCTACGTCTACAAGGTGATGAAGCAGGTTCACCCCGACACCggcatctcctccaaggccatgGGCGTCATGAACTCGTTCGTGAACGATATTTTCGAGCGCATCGCGCGCGAGGCTTCCCGCCTGGCCCATTACAACAAGCGGTCGACCATCACCTCTCGGGAGATCCAGACCGCCGTGCGCCTGTTGCTGCCCGGGGAGCTGGCCAAGCACGCCGTGTCGGAAGGGACAAAGGCGGTCaccaagtacaccagctccaaGTGAAGCTCTATCAACTAAACAAACCGAAAACAACggctcttttaagagccactcacACTTTCCATGGAAGAGTTGCTCCAGTATTTCAGCAGTGATTAATAACTAACCTTTCCTTACAGATTTTCAGTCTAGGAATAATTATTGTTTATTGCGATCCGTATGTCCGTTTTAATCCCGGACTCGCTCTTACTACCCTATGTACCGTCACGGAGCATTTTCCCCTTTTGTTATCGGCTTGTTTCCGTCTTCAGTCATGCACACACACAACTATATACAAAGTGCATCGTTGTGAGGCAGATACTTGCTGTTACTGATTCACTTTATCACCAACAGTTCCCTGTGCTGGAACTGTCCTGCGTCTTATTTGTACTTGTGATTTAGTATATGTTCACGGTTTTTTGACATTGCAGTGTCGGCCTCGATCGTAACTTATGAACTGCGAACCGTCCATAACCGGATGCGtttcaaattaaaacaaaatcCTGTCATGTTCTGATTCCGTATTTGTACCGATCGATGATTAAAATGAAAATTTAATTCACAGTCACTCCCATATCGGAATGTAACTAGTTTAAGGTGACTTTGCGGGTTGTGATCTATTAATTATTTGCGTCATTTGTCCTCTTGAATCGGTCTTTGTTAAGCGTGGTTTGTCGTGGATTCAATTGACTGTTTTGTGGGTTTCTGCAAGAAGAATTTCAAGGCTGTATATTTGTCTACAGTttgataattttactttgaacattaaatTTAATTCACGCAGTCTATTATAAATGGATCAGGATATCTGACCCCATTCACAAACCGTATaatataaatacacacacactgttTCGGAATGTTCTATAAAATTATCTTTCTCTTGACGGACTTTACAAATTTCACAGTTCTTGTGGTTTGGTCGTTAGTTTTGGCGCTTACCCTGTTGCCTGGTCGTTGGTGAATAAGGACGCTCTCTGATCGGGCATTTCCTCTGAGAATTATGAAACCCCTAATGAGATTAGGCAATTTACCGCCAATGAAGCTCCACTCTCCAGTCATccaaaagatagcagaaaataaaaTTACTGATTTTCGGTAAAATTGGGTACTGCGCAAATAAATGTAGTTATTTTCTGGGGGAGGAAAAGCACTTTAGCCTGAGACTTTAATACGGAAACACCCGGAGTCACCCCAGTCTGTATCAGCCCTTTTCTTAGACAATATGGGTGGCTCTGAAAAGAGCCTTTGGGTCTTTTAACTGACGTTTCACTTGTTTATTTGCCCTTGGGGTTGGTGGATCCGCCGGATTTCTTGGGCAAAAGCACGGCCTGGATATTGGGCAGTACCCCGCCCTGAGCGATGGTCACCCCTCCCAGCAGCTTGTTGAGCTCCTCGTCGTTGCGGACGGCCAGCTGCAGGTGTCTGGGGATGATGCGGGTCTTCTTGTTGTCTCGGGCCGCGTTGCCGGCCAACTCGAGGATTTCAGCCGTCAGGTACTCGAGTACAGCAGCCAGGTAGACTGGGGCTCCGGCACCCACCCGATCGGCGTAATTACCCTTTCTCAGGTGCCTGTGAACACGGCCCACCGGGAACTGCAGTCCGGCCCGAGACGAGCGAGACTTGGGCTTGCTCTTAGCCTTACCACCGGTTTTCCCTCGTCCACTCATTTCCACACACTCCTAAACAGAGAATGAGAAAACTGTTCCGCATTCGGCCTTTTAATAGCTTCCGGTGGATTGCGGAAGGGCACTTACGATTGGTGGTACAGCAAGCTCTCCAATTGGTGATTTGAAAAAACCCAATCAG
Proteins encoded in this window:
- the LOC132383203 gene encoding histone H2B 5-like, encoding MPETKAPKKGAKKAVSKAKGTKRRRRSRRESYSIYVYKVMKQVHPDTGISSKAMGVMNSFVNDIFERIAREASRLAHYNKRSTITSREIQTAVRLLLPGELAKHAVSEGTKAVTKYTSSK
- the LOC132383196 gene encoding late histone H2A.2.2-like, translated to MSGRGKTGGKAKSKPKSRSSRAGLQFPVGRVHRHLRKGNYADRVGAGAPVYLAAVLEYLTAEILELAGNAARDNKKTRIIPRHLQLAVRNDEELNKLLGGVTIAQGGVLPNIQAVLLPKKSGGSTNPKGK